TTGTAAGACTTGCTCAGGATTTCAATACCAGGTACTTACTGGCAGATGGACAAGGTAACTTTGGCTCAGTAGACGGTGACGGTGCAGCGGCAATGCGTTACACCGAGATAAGAATGACAAAACTCACTACAGAATTACTAAGAGACCTAGGAAAGGAAACAGTAGACTTTCAACCAAACTACGACGAATCTGAAGAAGAACCGGTAGTATTACCATCCAGATTTCCTAACCTATTAGTAAACGGATCTACAGGAATTGCAGTTGGGATGGCTACAAATATGGCTCCCCACAACCTTGTTGAAGTAACCGATGCCATAACCGCATACTTAGATGACGAAGAAATCGAACTTAGCGAACTGATGAAAATGGTTAAGGGACCAGACTTCCCAACGGGAGCATGGATTATGGGTCAGCAGGGAATCAAAGACGCCTATAAAACCGGTCGTGGTAAAGTAATCATCAGAGCTGTTGCAAAAATAGAAGAACTAAAAAATAGAGAGAGAATTATAGTCTCCGAAATTCCATATCAGGTAAACAAATCAAATCTTATAATCAAAATCGCCGAACTCGTAAAAGAAAAACGAATTGAAGGCATTTCCGATTTAAGAGATGAATCCGATAGACGAGGTATGAGAATTGTTATAGAACTTAAAAGAGATGCAAATGCAAATGTAGTTCTAAATAATCTCTACAAATATACGCAAATGCAGGTTACATTCGGAATAATCAACCTTGCACTTGTAAATGGTGAACCGAAAGTACTAAATCTTAAAGAACTGATAAGTCACTATACTGCACATCAAATAGAAGTAGTGACCAGAAGAACGAAGTACGATCTGAGAAGAGCAGAAGCCAGAGCACATATTATCGAAGGCTTGAAGATAGCGATAGATAATATAGACGAAATAATCAAAATAATCAGATCAAACTACTCTGATGTCGACATCAAGAAGATATTTTTCGAAAGATTCGGCTTAAGCGACCTTCAATCTCAAGCAATACTGGACATGCAGCTTAAGAGATTATCAGGACTTGAAAGAGAAAAACTCGACAATGAATACGAAGAACTAATAAAGGAAATTGCAAGACTTAAAGAAATCCTTGAAAATGATAGAATTCTAAGAGAACTTATTAAACAGGAACTTAGAGAAATTGCAGATAAATACGGTGACGAAAGAAGAACGGAACTTAAACCAGATGCCAGAGAGATAGATACCCTGGAATTAATCGAAAGAGAAGAAGTTCTAATCACCCTTACAAATGAAGGATATATCAAGAGACAACCTGCCGACAACTACAAAGTACAGCAAAGAGGCGGAAAAGGAATCGTAGGACTTACAACCAAAGAAGGAGACTTCGTAGAATCAATGTTTGTAACGACTACTCATGATACACTTCTATTCTTCACAAATCAAGGAAAGGTATTTTCACTAAAAGCTTATGAAATACCTGAGGGTAGAAGACAAGCCAAAGGTCAGGCCATAATCAATCTTCTAAACATCTCCAAAGATGAGAAGGTTACGGCCGTAATACCGCTTAATGCAGACCGTGATCAAATAGAATCATTGGTATTTGCAACAGCTAAAGGACTCGTTAAAAAGACGCCTTTAGACATGTTCCAAAACATAAGAAAGAGTGGGATATGGGCCATCAGCTTAAAAGAAGATGATGAACTGATTGCGGTAAGATACACTTCTGATGAAGCAAAAATGATGCTTATCACAGAAGGCGGTATGAGTATCAAATTTGAACTATCAGACATCAGACCTATGGGTAGAACTGCAGCCGGAGTAATAGGTATAAGACTTAACGAAGGCGACCGTGTAGTCTCCATGGAAATGGTGGATGACAGCAAATACCTGCTTGTAATCTCCGAATACGGATTTGGAAAGAAAACACTGCTTGGCAGATATAAAGTTCAAAACCGTGGCGGTAAGGGTATCAAAACCTATAAAATAAGTAAAAAGACAGGACAACTCGTAGCTGCTAAGATAGTAGATGCCGAAGATGACATCATAGCAGTATCCTTACAATCAGACATCATAAGACTTTCGGTTAAAGAGATTTCCACACAGGGAAGAGACACAAGTGGAGTTAAACTGAAAGATATCAACAGAGACAATGACAGAATAGTAGCAGTAGCTAAATATATCGATCAAGAAGACTAAGATTTAAGGAGGAATAGATGAGTTTAAACTTAAATGTTACTACAAAAGAGAATGAAAGTTTAATTTCACTCAGTGGTGATTTAGATATATATACATCACCCGAATTCAGCAAGGGAATACTGAATGAATTTGAAAAA
The sequence above is a segment of the Peptoniphilaceae bacterium AMB_02 genome. Coding sequences within it:
- the gyrA gene encoding DNA gyrase subunit A — encoded protein: MTEEKGHVGILDVDIEEQMKDSYLDYAMSVIVARALPDVRDGLKPVHRRIIYGMHKLGLTPDKAYRKSAALVGDVMGKYHPHGDSAIYDAVVRLAQDFNTRYLLADGQGNFGSVDGDGAAAMRYTEIRMTKLTTELLRDLGKETVDFQPNYDESEEEPVVLPSRFPNLLVNGSTGIAVGMATNMAPHNLVEVTDAITAYLDDEEIELSELMKMVKGPDFPTGAWIMGQQGIKDAYKTGRGKVIIRAVAKIEELKNRERIIVSEIPYQVNKSNLIIKIAELVKEKRIEGISDLRDESDRRGMRIVIELKRDANANVVLNNLYKYTQMQVTFGIINLALVNGEPKVLNLKELISHYTAHQIEVVTRRTKYDLRRAEARAHIIEGLKIAIDNIDEIIKIIRSNYSDVDIKKIFFERFGLSDLQSQAILDMQLKRLSGLEREKLDNEYEELIKEIARLKEILENDRILRELIKQELREIADKYGDERRTELKPDAREIDTLELIEREEVLITLTNEGYIKRQPADNYKVQQRGGKGIVGLTTKEGDFVESMFVTTTHDTLLFFTNQGKVFSLKAYEIPEGRRQAKGQAIINLLNISKDEKVTAVIPLNADRDQIESLVFATAKGLVKKTPLDMFQNIRKSGIWAISLKEDDELIAVRYTSDEAKMMLITEGGMSIKFELSDIRPMGRTAAGVIGIRLNEGDRVVSMEMVDDSKYLLVISEYGFGKKTLLGRYKVQNRGGKGIKTYKISKKTGQLVAAKIVDAEDDIIAVSLQSDIIRLSVKEISTQGRDTSGVKLKDINRDNDRIVAVAKYIDQED